The nucleotide sequence aactcacataaagaatcttgcaaaccaaatctaaaaatcAAATATGACTAGTATGggtcttcaaaaatgtaaatttgaaggtttctagaaattatctccctttctctttgaAAGTCCCTAATTGCagattgcatttttctttttttattttctgtctccAGCTCAGAGGGAATGTCAGTAAATTAGGAATTTATTGTGAACAACACTCAGGACTTTAactagtatgtatgcatgtgtgcatgttatgtgtgcacacgtgtgtgtatgtatgtgtgcatgtatgcatccatgcatatgtgtgtatgtatgtttgtacgtgtatatgtataaatatatttgtatacacacataaattcactcatacacatacactcacatgtgcgtgtacacacacacacacacatatatatacatatatatacacatgcatccatagatacttatataaacatgcaGAAACATTAGTgtgccatgcaaaatgcttggcggtatttcatctgccattatgttctgggttcaaattccaccgaggtcgactttgcctttcatcttttcggggtcgataaattaagtaccagttacgcactggggtcgatgtaatcgacttaatccctctgtctgtcctcgtttgtcccctctatgtttagccccttgggggcaataaggaaataataaataatgtattgaCAGAGCTTACAGCAATTGGCTCACAAATACCCTGCTTTTTCACTCGTCCTCTTTTACCAACACCACAAAACACTCCTATAAATTACCTAGCTGTATACCAGTTCCAATCCTGATTACATGATGCAACAACCTCTCCTCTTCTGCTGTGAATAATTCACTAAATCCCACACTAAACACTTTGCTTGATCATTCTTCTTGATCCATGTTTTTCTTACCAGCACTAACCAACATGACTTAATTTTAAACATCAACCGCATTCTTCTCATGAATTTAAGAATactttataaataatgtaaaaagccCATATTACTCTTCACTATTCCAGCATTTAACAATCTACAGAAAAATTTGTGATCACTGCTGTCTCTCTTCAAACACTTTCatgatttatcatcatcatcatcattgtttaacgtccgctttccatgctagcatgggttgggcaatttgactgaggactggcaaaccagatggctgcaccagactccaatctgatctggcagagtttctacagctggatgccctttctaacaccaaccactccgattTAATTGATATAAAttcttatttatacattttgttatTAGAAATATGAATTTGATTtgtatgtcttttttctttctttctagattGTTATGAACTGTATCGAAATGGTATTCGAATATCCGGAGTTTACCCAATTAAAATACCAAAAGGGCCAGTTCAGAATGTTTGGTGTGAGCTGGAAGCAGAAAACAGCGGATGGACTGTCATCCAAAGAAGACGTGATGGTTCAGAAAACTTCACAAGAAAATGGAATGATTATGCATTTGGTTTCGGTAATGTTAACGGGGAATATTATTTCGGTAATGAAAATATCCATAAAATGACTAGGAACGGTAATTATACATTACGAATAGAACTTAGTGACTGGGAGAATGACACTGCTTATGCACAATATACATCATTTTATATAGACAGTGAGAAAGATGAGTACAAGTTACATGTTAGTGGTTATAACGGCACAGCTGGTGATGCTTTAAATAAATACCATAACGGTATGTTGTTTAGTACAATAGACAAGGACAATGATGAGTGGGCGGAGCACTGTGCTTTAAAAGACCGATCAGGTTGGTGGTTCCGAGCATGTGGGTTTAGCTCTTTGAATGGCTTATATACTGTAGGTGGTAAAATTGATGCAATACCAAATGGGCTGATCCGGGGGATTATTTGGTACAACTGGAAGAATGATTTTGGTTATTCGCTGAAAATGTCAACTATGAAAATAAAACCTTATGCTGGTGTACTTCTGGACAGCGAGAGGGCGAGAAAAGAAGTAAaggaagaaataaggaaaaaaaattccacAAACGAACTTGGAATGTTGACAGGTTAAACAGAAGTTTAACAGCACAAAACTTAACTGAATCAATATTAATACTTAAACCCATACAATGTGATTCACAAACATAATTCTGTTTCTACTTTTGATGTATCTAAACCTTTGAATAAAAGCACAACAAACCAAaatgtacaaagcattttgttgagACATGCTATATGCTCAAAGAataatctttcttttattcttttattcttttacttgcttcagtcaattgactgtggccatgctggagtactgcctctagtcgaacaaatcgacccccaggacttattctttgtaagcctagtaattatcctatcggtctcttttgccaaatcgctaagttacagggatgtaaacacaccaacatcgattgtcaagcgatggtggggcgacaaacacagacacacaaatatatgttgcaggcctctttcggtttccatctaccaaatcaactcacaaagctttgcttggcctgaggctatagaagacactagcccaagttaccaagtagtgggactgaacccagaaccatgaggttgggaagcaagcttcttaccacacagccatgcctgtatatttatatatagtatgctgtcgatgaaataaataaaaatagtgtacaagtgtatatataaacctattgAAACATATATTTCAGTAATAATGTCAGAGttctattgaaaaatatattatgttggtttatttacatacatacttaaatatatttatatgcatatgtcatatatatatatatatatatataaaatttacatatatatatagttggactAAAAATgatggattaaatatatatatatacatacacacacatatatatatacatacacacatatttgtatatattcttacAGTTGTATAGGTGACTGAGTTTCTTTTGATACTAACataatttagttatttttaaataatttgtcaTAAATATAATTCCTTAACGAAAAAGAAGACTCACTCTTCTTCCACAAAAAATTATGAAGtaaattttaattgtttataCACAGTTCACAGCAAGCAATTTTATTCAGAATTGTGGAATTCCACTAATTAATTTCCTAATATTGTAAAGTGCCAATTATGCTACTCAGAACCATTATCAGAAATCATTATCAGAACCATTTTGATTCTGATAGAATGAAAACCAGAAACAGAACAAGAAATTACAGACATTTAATTCCATAATCattcttttaaatgttcattCTCCCCAATTATATGATGGGGCTGAATTATTAAACTTATTCAAATAAATTCTGTTTTCGATAAACTGTGGACTGTATTTTGAATGACAATTtatcattttgataaaaaaaatttctttaggcaaaaaaataaaacttcattttttaaaaataaaattcatttttttaaaaattgtgctTTGGGTTTCTTATTGATTtttctaaataataattttttatatgaaaCACTTTGTAGTTTCtttgtaggagtagctgtgtggtaagtagcttgcttacaaccacatggttctgggttcagtcccactgtgtggcaccttgggcaagtgtctcctaaggccaaccaaagcctgggtgagtggatttggtagacggaaactgaaaggagcccgtcttgtgtgtgtatatatgtgtgagtgtgtgtgtgtgtgtgtgtgtgtgtgtgtgtgtgttgtgtgtgtgtgtgtgcatgtgtgtgtgtgtgtttgttccccccaacatcgcttgacaatcgatgctggtgtgtttgcatccccgtcacttagtggatcagcaagagagactgatagaataagtactaggcttacaaagaataagtcctggggtcgatgtgctcgactaaaggcagtgctccagcatggccacagtcaaatgactgaaacaaataaagatatatgtgtatatatatatatatatatatatatatatatatatatataatatatatatatatatcgtgtctgTTTCTGTGGAATTTTGTCTTGACATTTTGTGGGTCAGGTGAATGAGAATCACCATCATACcagcaatttttttcatttctgctcTTTTATGGTCCAGCCTTGGGAAAATATTAGTTTGTTCAGAAACAGGTGATGGtaggtgacaggaaaggcacccagccatagagaATCTGtctcagcaaattctgtctgacccattcaagcatggaaaagtaggtgttgaataatgatgataagggcAGGaatgaatggttaagaagttcacttccgaACCATGAGGTCTTATgatcaatcccactgcttggcatttgcaggTGAGGATTTCTGCTACAGCTCTGAGTCATTCAATGGTTTCTGAGTGGAATTCATAGATGAAAAATGTATGGaaacctggtgtgtgtgtgtgtgtgtgtatgtgtatgtatacatgtgcaggcatgtgtgtgtacatgtgtgtgtgagtgtgtgtctatgcgtgtgtgtgtgtgtgagcatgtgtgcatgtgtgtgagtgtgtgtatgtttgtgtttgagtgtgagtgactgtgcatgtgtgtgtgtgtgtgggcatgtgtgtgaatgtttgtgcatgtgaatgtgtgtgtgcatgtttgtgtgtgcatgagtatgtgtgtgtgtgtgtgtgtgtgcatttgtgagtgcttgtgtttgtacatttgtgtgtgtttgtgcacacgcatgtgtgtgtgcatttgtgtatgtgtttgtgcacgtgtgtgtgtgtgcaagtgtgtgtctatgtgtgtgtgggagtgtgagtgactatgtatgtgtgcatgcatgcatgtgaatgtgtgtg is from Octopus sinensis linkage group LG7, ASM634580v1, whole genome shotgun sequence and encodes:
- the LOC115214172 gene encoding fibrinogen-like protein 1 is translated as MARTGIERLVIAFYFCLFGPTSSQESICSTMQFRRLGSQLQNEHQCMILEKLQSDVMDGQARNEKNFALLIQNMNILEARVNKYNFYNRRGTSKTTYAKDFPALKGIPMARDCYELYRNGIRISGVYPIKIPKGPVQNVWCELEAENSGWTVIQRRRDGSENFTRKWNDYAFGFGNVNGEYYFGNENIHKMTRNGNYTLRIELSDWENDTAYAQYTSFYIDSEKDEYKLHVSGYNGTAGDALNKYHNGMLFSTIDKDNDEWAEHCALKDRSGWWFRACGFSSLNGLYTVGGKIDAIPNGLIRGIIWYNWKNDFGYSLKMSTMKIKPYAGVLLDSERARKEVKEEIRKKNSTNELGMLTG